A window of Gossypium hirsutum isolate 1008001.06 chromosome D13, Gossypium_hirsutum_v2.1, whole genome shotgun sequence genomic DNA:
GATAGAATTGTACACATGAGCTTGAAAATGCAGAGAGATACTGGTGGAGTACTCGAAGCATGTTCAAAGCATAGGCGATGTTATCTTCGAGTTGCTGTCAGAGGCACTGGGTTTGGATCCTGACCACCTCAAAGATATAGGGTGCCTGGAAGGGCATACCTTTGGTTGTCAATATTATCCGCCATGCCCCGAACCTGATCGGACCTTAGGACATGTTCGGCACCGGGATCCTGACTTCCTCACAATCCTTTTACAAGATCAAATAGGAGGCCTTCAAGTTCTTCATCAAGATCACTGGATTGACGTCCCTCCATTGGAAGGAGCTCTCATAATTAATATTGGCGACCTCTTACAGGTATGGCAAAAGACCCTGGATGTTATGCACTGTCTTAGTATTTCAATATTTGACATAAGAGcctaatcaaaatttcatatttttaatatatatttcacttgaaaattgaattaattaaatttagctTCAACTTTAAAAGGTAAAACTtgatggaatttttataaattgaagtCAGCTTGATTTGATTATaagaaagatgatattttcatacCAATATTGAAATAAAGGatgcttttttaaaaataaataatagaaatgaATAGTTTTGAAATGCCTTTGATGCAGCTAATCTCGAATGACAAGTTCAGAAGCGTTGAGCATAGGGTTTTGGCGAAGAGTGTAGGGCCGAGAATTTCATTGGCATGCTTATTCTCAACACATTCAGAACCATCAAACAGGGTTTATGGCCCCTTAAAACAATTGCTATCGCCACAGAACCCACCTTTATATGAAGAAACCACAATATTGAATTATCTCAACTCTTATAAATCCGTGGGTGGACTCGAGAATGCACTTTCTTTTCATAAATTGTAATTATGTTATGATTTAAATCCACTActcttaaataaataataacaaatacCTTCGTAGTATGGTTTGTGTTTCATGGATGTAAATCCTATCTTAATAAACATCTTTTTTATCCCTATCAGATTCAAAATATGAGTAAATGTTTCTACTCGGAACTTTCCTGATCATGTAAAACCACTAGCTAAATCTGCATAAAACCCTCCAAATTTCTACAGGGATCAATCTccaaaactaaattaaataaaaaagatgaatatGAAAATGGGTGGGAGGACATGAGATGAAACAAAATTCATACTAGATTACACTTGTTTCTTTCAAGGGATAGCTAAGCACCAAATGGttcaaattttcttaaaattagagacataaactataaaaaaaaaagaagaaagctcTAAGAGAAAAACCAAATTACATTTGCACTTTTACTCCAAGTGTAAAATGTATCTTCACAAATGTTATAATATGTAAACACCTATTTTTTATTTGGGGTTTTATGTTGTATGGTTTAGTGGGTCTACATCAATTTCTCGTACtaaattaatcttttaatttgatttatagctaaattaattttagtttagttctagagtttaaatttgaaatttgttttagttttataAGGATAAATTTGTCAATTCAATAGTATCGCTTAATGctatttatttttagtgaaaaaattaaaagtttagttTTAGattcatctaaatattttttatgataaggaaagatgaaattttttaaataaaatattgagtGGTTGCCATTAGTGTTTTAAAGATAAGAACAAAACTGCATAGTCGACACGTGTCCTGAGCAGTCAATCACCAGAAAACGGTGACAGACccttaattaatgaaaaatacaGTAACCATAACTCATTCCTAAGAGACTGTAATTGTCAAAATTAAGAAACCCATTTCCTATTGACTAAAACCTTAGAAACTATCtattataaaaaaacattaacaAGAAGAAAAATCCAACTTAAACTATCCTATTCTTTAAAAACACCCCGCAGTTCAAATTTTCTGGCATCCCACCCCTTAATTCTACAAGCCATCGTTCTATCTTCAATTGTTCTGTATCATTGTTGCCCTTAATGGAGATTTCGTAGAAATAGAAACCGTCAGAGTCCCTTTGTTCTTATTTCCTCCGACTTATTTCAAACGTCGTTCAGAGATCTTCTATCCTCTTCGGTCGTCGATTCCGTTTTTGGGGGAGCCTCCTCGATCCAAATCCTCGATTTTGTCCattgttttctttcctcagtcATCGCATGAGCCGCATGATTTACCAAAAATAGCAGGTAAAGCTTTTGAATCTTTgtgctttttcttttatttcttatacAATCGTCGCGATACTCGATCTGTCCTCATCTCCTGTTTGGATTTTTTATGACTGCTAAGAAGTCACCTTCTACTGTCAGTTTATGAAACCCTAGTTCCTTAGCCACCATTGTAGACATGCTTTCGCCTCTGTCGTGGTTGCATCGGCTATAAAATTGTTCTGGTAAGTGCATGCTTCCAATATATATCCCTCGACGTCTCTAAATATGATTCTCGTAACCGAACTTAGCATGTTTCTATTATATGCCGCATCGAAATTGTAATTGACTTCATTTTCTCTCGGTGGTTTCCAAATACAATCGTTCTAtcgtatatttgttgttgtttttggaACTATGTGGTTACTCTCTGCCTGGGATGGTTTGATAAATGCGATTAACCCAACTGTACTTTGTTTTTCACCTTGATGGTAAACTTTATTTCTTTGGTGCCATACTGCCCATAGAGATATTTCTAGGCATTTGCATTGTTCTTCTTCCATACTAACAAATAGATTTGCTAACCATAATTTCCAGTTTTGGCCTTGGGACTAGGAGAGGCATCGATCCCTACCCCTTGCAGGATATTTTTGACAAACATACAGTCCCAGAATATATGGTTCACCGATTCTTCCGTTGAGTGACATAGTGGGTAATCGTTCATCACCCTCACCTTCTTAGATTGAAGGTTGTTAAGAGTAGGAATATAGTTATTTATTACTTTCCACATTCTAATTTTGATCTTGCTTGCAATTTGTAAGTTCCATAGTCTGGTGTAGAATTTCTGTAAAATCGTCGGTTGTAGCATTACTTCCTTTTACATTTGTGTTGTATCTTCTTTAAACAACCACTTGTATCCTCTTTTTGTTGAGTACACTCATGTATTATCACCCCTCTAAAACCCTGATGTCCTTGATGTTGACTCCAACAATTGGGATGGTATGAATTCTGTTTGCTTGCTCCTCGTCAAAAAGCTTTCTTAGGACTTCTGACCTCTAGGTGATCTGTTCAGAATTAATTAAGTTTGCTACTAGTGTGAAGTTGATATTAATATTCTAACAAGTTATTTTTCCATGTCCAGGCCTTGGAAGCTAAGCTTCGTTCCATATATTGATTGATTTGCCATTTCTTACCCTTCATCCTATGTCTACTCAAAAAGTCCTCTCGCGCACCATATGCTCCCCTAGGTAAATGATAGGTGAAATCCTAAACTTGTATTAAAAAATTCactatttgagtaaaattttacttttataacaCGAGCAAATAAGCAGTCTGGATTCATAATTAACTTCCAACCCTGTTATGTAAGTAAAGCAATATTAAATTTAGCCAAATCTCTAAAACCTAATCCTCCTTGCGCTTTCGATTTGCACTCCTCCCTCCACTCACACCAATGAATCCCCTTTCATGTTTTGGAATTTATTTACCAGAATTTGCTAATAATGTTTTCTAACTCACGACAAAGGATAATAGGCAATAAGAAACATTACATTGTATAAACTGGTATGGCTTGTAAAATTGACTTAATAAAGACTTATTTACCTGTAAGCGATTATTGTCGAATACTCTAGTTTTCAATACGTCTCGAGAATCTGTCTTTAAAATTTGCAAGCACTTATTTTTTTCTTCCTATCATGGTTGGAAGACCTAaatatttttcctaattactcaaaattctTGCTTCAAGAGACGCTCCAATCTGTTCCTTATAATCACTCTGTACATTACTACTAAAGTAAATCAGTGACTTATCAAAATTGATTAGCTAGCTCGAAACCACTTTGTACTTGTTTAATATTGATTTAATAGCCTTTGCCCCCTCCATTCTTGCTTCCTCCGATGGAATGCTATAGTCCATCTCTCCCCACTTTTACCCCTTTgataattcctttttttttttttccaattttagtAGTGACGAAAAGCCTTTTGcatagaataaaaatatatatggacTTAGGGGATCTCCTTATCTTAGTCCCTTGGACAGTTTAGTTTTTCTCTACGAACCCCATTAAACAAGACTAAATATTTCACCGTTCGCACACATCTCATCACTAGATTCAACCATTATTCAAAAAAACTCATTCGTCTTCTATGAAGTTCCATTCAACCCTGTCATAAGCTTTACTCATACTTAATTTCAACACAAATTGTCCCCATGTTCCTTTTCTTCTACTTCAAAGATTGTAGAATGTCATAAGCAATAAGCGTGTTATCCGTGATTTGTCTCCCAAGAACAAAAGTCGCTTGTGTTTCGTCAATGCATATATCTAGTATTGTTCTAAATCTATTAACCATAGCTTTAGAGATGATTTTGTATACAACATTGCAAAGACTAATCAACCTGAACTGTGTCATACAATTTTGTGAATTCACTTTTGGAATAAGTGCCTAGAAATCTCATCTACCACAATATGCCAGCATTCTTATAAAATAGTGCAGGGTAACCGTCCATACCTCATGCTTTTAAAGGTGTCATGTTCTTTACTACCGTTGTCACTTTCTCTACTTTAAATTTTTCTACTAATGCCATGTTCATGTTTTTTTGAATGCACATTGTACTATCTGATAACACTCTATCATCATTCCTCGAATTCGACGTCGAAAATAGTTTATTGAAATATTTTGTTGCCACCGTTATCTTCTTTTCTTTGTCAACGATTCATTCTCAATTCGACCCTTTTAGTTTTTTCACcttgtttctttttttcctttggtTTGAAAAGTTATGGAAAAAAGACGTATTTCGATCCCCAAATTTGAGCCAATTTGCCTTTACTTGCTGCTATCAAAATAACTCTTCTTTATCAGCTTTCAGATTTAATGCCAATTTGACTTTTTCTATTTCTACAGGCGTTTCATCGTCCGGGTCAACTAAGTTCAGCTCAGCTACTCTCTTATTTAGTAAAGTTGACTCCTTTCTTTTGTTGGTCGTAAGTCTACCCATCTCCTCATTAAGCGCTTCACCCAACATTCATAACTTTATAGGCACATCCTCTGAGTTCCCCTCCCAAAAATCTTAAATTTGTTGTTTACACTCATTTTCTAAAGCCCAATTAGCATTAAATCTAAATCCCCTTTCCCCTCAAGTCTTGTATATGTTGCTATCAATCCTCAAATCTACCAAGATCAAACAATGATTTGGTATAGCATGCATTAAGTGTTTTAAATAATACCTTGGAAAAATCTCCCACCATGCCTGATTCACTACTCCTCTGTCGATTCTTTCACAAACATTATTTTTTGGCAACCTCACTCTTTCCCATGTATACCATTTTTTCGAGAAGCTTAGATCATTAAGATTACAATCCTCCAATACTTCCTTGAGTCGAGCCATGTTTTTGTCACTTCTTAAACGATCACCACTTTTCTCGAAAGAAAACATAATCTTATTAAATTCTCCCACAACCATTCATGGCAAACCTTGATAATTCCCAAAACCCCTTAAAAGGTTCCAAGTCTCCTTCCTTTTGTATTTCTTTGGTGCACTATAAAACCCTGTAAGTCTCTAAGACAACATTCCTTCTTTTTCTGTGACTTCCACATCGATATGGTTTGCTGAGAAACTTTTCAATTGCACCACATACTGCCCTTTCCATCCGATTGGCAATCCCCCTTTGGATCCATATGCTCCGACGTCTATTCATAAGTAAAACCACATTTCTCATGAActttttccattcttttttcattcaattttagaaacaaaatttGGGGTTGTACATGCCTCATCTTATTCTGGAGGTGATTAATCGTCTGTGGATACCCCAATCCATGAACGTTCTAACTTGATATTTTCATTACATCCAGTCGACATGCTTACTAGCGACCGACGATCTCTCAGTAAGTTGAATCAATGCACCCGAATTATCATCCCTATTTGAATGTCTATTCATTGTTCTTTATCTTTTCTTTCCTTCACAAAACCTAATTGATTTGTTCTCTAGTATGGTTTCCTTTGGCCCATTAGCCATTCTCCTTGTGCAAATTTGTCTCCTTCTATTCCTTCTTTGTTTCGGAAGTGTATCTCCATACCGATAGAATTACTACTCCTTTAGAACCCACTGGGCACATCTTCCCTTAGCCATTTGCTTTTAACGAACATCTCATTCCTTGACAGTGCTCTTAGTGATGAGTCCCATCCAAATTTAACTTCTTGGATCATGATTGTTTTCCTAACCGGACAGAAATCTTCCCTATAACCTAATTTTTTGCATAAAAAGCAGAACAAAGTAAACCTCTTATATTGAAAGTAGGCATATCCCTACTGTCCTTGTCCCAAAgctaattttttctttcttttcaaagcTAGTCTTACATCAATTTTCACCCTAAATTGCATGTACCTTCGTTCCTCTCTTGAGATCAACACAACATCATATTGTAAGAATTGCCTTATAAAATCCCCCAATTGCTTTGCTATTCCCTCTGATATTTCCCCAAATGGCAAATAATGGACTTgaatccaaaaataaatataatttaaaggaATTTGCTTTGGATATTCCCTATTAACGAACCAATGAAAAATTATAGGATTCCTGTTGAATGACCACGACATGCCATCCATCACCCTCTTTATATCCTCATTGTAAAAAATCGAAATAACTACCATTTCCCCCCTAAATCTGAGATTATTACTCCCCCTAATGGATGCCATAGATCAACCAAAGTTCTTTTGAGAGAAGGAAAGTGAACTACACAATCAATTAGTGTTTTTCCTACTAAACAGAGTCGATGTTCATCATCTTCTTTACTTGAATATTTTTCACATGGAATCGGTTCCTCCTCTTCGTCATTCAAGTTTAGATTTGTGATGTCTGTCTCCATTGACAATCAAATCCTTGTTAGAGCTCACACTTTGTCCGAAACAACCAAACCCTAGATTATGATCCTTGAAACTCAACAAACGGAATAAAGAAAATACATGCTAAAAAACCCTAGCAAATGAAAGAACTCCTATattgtatatttttaaatattatattttaacacTTTATTACTTTGTGTAATTTGAAAGcccttaattttaatattaaagtaataatgGAAAGAGGGATTTTTTAACTTTAAAGTTAAGGCCAAAGTCAATTTTCATATGGgaatgtggaaattgaataaaaaaaactttattttgacCCGAATGAGACTAAACTtattggaaaaaagaaaaaaacatatataatttggtCCGAGTAAGTCTTATTTTTAGCTTAGAGTTATTTTTGGTTTTGTGAAACTCAAGAGAGACATCTAATTTTAATTCTTGATCTTGGGTTAATTTTGAAAGATGTTTTGAGCTTAGTTTAAAGCcaaatttttaatctaaatttgaGCCTAATTTAAGCCAATTTTTAGTGTTGTTTTGAGCCTGATTTCGATCCAATTTTAGAGTTTCCTATAGAAAGCTTATCTTAggtccttttttttaaatccaactTTTAGAGTCTTCTAGGTCTAATctttatggttttgttttttattgttCTCCCGTAGGCACTACTTGagataattatatgttattttatatagtttattatttattttataggtaattatttaataaattgttaTTGGAGTGTTCTATATTTCACAAACGGATTGAAAATGTGGTAAGTGttacattatttatttactttttttatattttattatattatacaaTACACTTGTCAAACTTTAAACCTGTTTGTAAAGTCAAAAAAAATCCACTAATaacatatcaaataattttttttattatattaagaacattaaagatgaaaaatgaaaagtaaaGATTCTTTCTTTGAGTTATGCACAGTAggctttttttaaaatattaggattaattgtaaattatttattatttatgaatatttatcatttcaacaatacaaaaaaatttat
This region includes:
- the LOC107918895 gene encoding 1-aminocyclopropane-1-carboxylate oxidase homolog 1, which produces MAEMEIGNDEQIMLPKTEHEDYDRAKEVKAFDDTKAGVQGLVDVGVVKLPPIFHMPREYIHDHPTLNGHNLHGFQIPIIDLKHVSDPCLRKEIVDKIRLASEKWGFFQVINHGIPQDVMREVLEGVRRFHEQPREVKMNYYSRETGIVRYYTNYDLHQSKGASWRDTLICVMAPNPPPPKMYPSACREILVEYSKHVQSIGDVIFELLSEALGLDPDHLKDIGCLEGHTFGCQYYPPCPEPDRTLGHVRHRDPDFLTILLQDQIGGLQVLHQDHWIDVPPLEGALIINIGDLLQLISNDKFRSVEHRVLAKSVGPRISLACLFSTHSEPSNRVYGPLKQLLSPQNPPLYEETTILNYLNSYKSVGGLENALSFHKL